In one Grus americana isolate bGruAme1 chromosome 1, bGruAme1.mat, whole genome shotgun sequence genomic region, the following are encoded:
- the TIGAR gene encoding fructose-2,6-bisphosphatase TIGAR isoform X2, whose product MVRFGLTVVRHGETRYNKDKILQGQGVDEPLSATGFRQADAAGLFLSSVKFTHVFSSDLLRAKQKYGVAEGRPLTDLKAMAKAAGEQCPSFTPSGGETLDEVRERARDFFEFLCQLAVELERKEQDMHGAASRSSGTPEEQLVFPWTNHCSEAELSSDNSGASKILDANILVVSHGAYMRNWIGYFVSDLNCTLPTNLTKSQLSSVSPNTGVSHFIIKLENGNLLKPEITCVCLNQDSHLVDVGAECVASKVF is encoded by the exons ATGGTTCGCTTCGGGCTGACCGTCGTCCGGCA TGGAGAAACAAGATACAACAAAGACAAGATCCTGCAAG gtCAAGGAGTGGATGAGCCACTTTCTGCAACTGGTTTCAGACAAGCAGATGCTGCTGGTTTATTTCTCAGTAGTGTGAAGTTTACTCATGTCTTTTCAAGTGACCTCCTTCGAGCAAAGCAG AAGTATGGTGTTGCAGAAGGAAGGCCTTTGACCGACCTCAAGGCTATGGCAaaggctgctggggagcagtgTCCTTCATTCACGCCTTCTGGAGGAGAAACACTGGATGAA GTAAGAGAACGTGCAAGGGATTTTTTTGAATTTCTGTGTCAGCTAGCTGTTGAATTGGAACGGAAAGAACAAGACATGCATGGTGCAGCAAGCAGAAGCTCAGGAACACCTGAAGAACAGTTAGTTTTCCCTTGGACGAACCACTGCAGTGAAGCAGAACTGAGCTCTGATAACAGTGGAGCTTCTAAAATATTAGATGCCAATATATTAGTGGTGAGTCATGGAGCCTACATGAGGAACTGGATTGgttattttgtttcagatctCAACTGTACTTTACCAACAAATTTAACAAAGTCTCAGTTGTCTTCTGTCAGTCCCAATACAGGAGTTAGTCACTTCATTATAAaacttgaaaatggaaatttgtTAAAACCTGAAATCACATGTGTTTGTCTTAATCAAGACTCTCACTTAGTGGATGTGGGAGCTGAATGTGTAGCCtcaaaagtgttttaa
- the TIGAR gene encoding fructose-2,6-bisphosphatase TIGAR isoform X5: MVRFGLTVVRHGETRYNKDKILQGQGVDEPLSATGFRQADAAGLFLSSVKFTHVFSSDLLRAKQTAATILGKNKFCKDLEIKYDARLRERKYGVAEGRPLTDLKAMAKAAGEQCPSFTPSGGETLDEVRERARDFFEFLCQLAVELERKEQDMHGAASRSSGTPEEQLVFPWTNHCSEAELSSDNSGASKILDANILVP; encoded by the exons ATGGTTCGCTTCGGGCTGACCGTCGTCCGGCA TGGAGAAACAAGATACAACAAAGACAAGATCCTGCAAG gtCAAGGAGTGGATGAGCCACTTTCTGCAACTGGTTTCAGACAAGCAGATGCTGCTGGTTTATTTCTCAGTAGTGTGAAGTTTACTCATGTCTTTTCAAGTGACCTCCTTCGAGCAAAGCAG ACTGCTGCCACaattctaggaaaaaataagttttgcaAAGATTTGGAAATCAAGTATGATGCAAGACTTCGAGAGAGA AAGTATGGTGTTGCAGAAGGAAGGCCTTTGACCGACCTCAAGGCTATGGCAaaggctgctggggagcagtgTCCTTCATTCACGCCTTCTGGAGGAGAAACACTGGATGAA GTAAGAGAACGTGCAAGGGATTTTTTTGAATTTCTGTGTCAGCTAGCTGTTGAATTGGAACGGAAAGAACAAGACATGCATGGTGCAGCAAGCAGAAGCTCAGGAACACCTGAAGAACAGTTAGTTTTCCCTTGGACGAACCACTGCAGTGAAGCAGAACTGAGCTCTGATAACAGTGGAGCTTCTAAAATATTAGATGCCAATATATTAGTG
- the TIGAR gene encoding fructose-2,6-bisphosphatase TIGAR isoform X1: MVRFGLTVVRHGETRYNKDKILQGQGVDEPLSATGFRQADAAGLFLSSVKFTHVFSSDLLRAKQTAATILGKNKFCKDLEIKYDARLRERKYGVAEGRPLTDLKAMAKAAGEQCPSFTPSGGETLDEVRERARDFFEFLCQLAVELERKEQDMHGAASRSSGTPEEQLVFPWTNHCSEAELSSDNSGASKILDANILVVSHGAYMRNWIGYFVSDLNCTLPTNLTKSQLSSVSPNTGVSHFIIKLENGNLLKPEITCVCLNQDSHLVDVGAECVASKVF, from the exons ATGGTTCGCTTCGGGCTGACCGTCGTCCGGCA TGGAGAAACAAGATACAACAAAGACAAGATCCTGCAAG gtCAAGGAGTGGATGAGCCACTTTCTGCAACTGGTTTCAGACAAGCAGATGCTGCTGGTTTATTTCTCAGTAGTGTGAAGTTTACTCATGTCTTTTCAAGTGACCTCCTTCGAGCAAAGCAG ACTGCTGCCACaattctaggaaaaaataagttttgcaAAGATTTGGAAATCAAGTATGATGCAAGACTTCGAGAGAGA AAGTATGGTGTTGCAGAAGGAAGGCCTTTGACCGACCTCAAGGCTATGGCAaaggctgctggggagcagtgTCCTTCATTCACGCCTTCTGGAGGAGAAACACTGGATGAA GTAAGAGAACGTGCAAGGGATTTTTTTGAATTTCTGTGTCAGCTAGCTGTTGAATTGGAACGGAAAGAACAAGACATGCATGGTGCAGCAAGCAGAAGCTCAGGAACACCTGAAGAACAGTTAGTTTTCCCTTGGACGAACCACTGCAGTGAAGCAGAACTGAGCTCTGATAACAGTGGAGCTTCTAAAATATTAGATGCCAATATATTAGTGGTGAGTCATGGAGCCTACATGAGGAACTGGATTGgttattttgtttcagatctCAACTGTACTTTACCAACAAATTTAACAAAGTCTCAGTTGTCTTCTGTCAGTCCCAATACAGGAGTTAGTCACTTCATTATAAaacttgaaaatggaaatttgtTAAAACCTGAAATCACATGTGTTTGTCTTAATCAAGACTCTCACTTAGTGGATGTGGGAGCTGAATGTGTAGCCtcaaaagtgttttaa
- the TIGAR gene encoding fructose-2,6-bisphosphatase TIGAR isoform X4 — protein sequence MVRFGLTVVRHGETRYNKDKILQGQGVDEPLSATGFRQADAAGLFLSSVKFTHVFSSDLLRAKQTAATILGKNKFCKDLEIKYDARLRERKYGVAEGRPLTDLKAMAKAAGEQCPSFTPSGGETLDEVRERARDFFEFLCQLAVELERKEQDMHGAASRSSGTPEEQLVFPWTNHCSEAELSSDNSGASKILDANILVQGVRVLKPCFPGSGRTSSADGK from the exons ATGGTTCGCTTCGGGCTGACCGTCGTCCGGCA TGGAGAAACAAGATACAACAAAGACAAGATCCTGCAAG gtCAAGGAGTGGATGAGCCACTTTCTGCAACTGGTTTCAGACAAGCAGATGCTGCTGGTTTATTTCTCAGTAGTGTGAAGTTTACTCATGTCTTTTCAAGTGACCTCCTTCGAGCAAAGCAG ACTGCTGCCACaattctaggaaaaaataagttttgcaAAGATTTGGAAATCAAGTATGATGCAAGACTTCGAGAGAGA AAGTATGGTGTTGCAGAAGGAAGGCCTTTGACCGACCTCAAGGCTATGGCAaaggctgctggggagcagtgTCCTTCATTCACGCCTTCTGGAGGAGAAACACTGGATGAA GTAAGAGAACGTGCAAGGGATTTTTTTGAATTTCTGTGTCAGCTAGCTGTTGAATTGGAACGGAAAGAACAAGACATGCATGGTGCAGCAAGCAGAAGCTCAGGAACACCTGAAGAACAGTTAGTTTTCCCTTGGACGAACCACTGCAGTGAAGCAGAACTGAGCTCTGATAACAGTGGAGCTTCTAAAATATTAGATGCCAATATATTAGTG caaggAGTAcgtgtactgaagccctgcttcccaggaagtggccggacatcatctgctgatgggaagtag
- the TIGAR gene encoding fructose-2,6-bisphosphatase TIGAR isoform X3 translates to MVRFGLTVVRHGETRYNKDKILQGQGVDEPLSATGFRQADAAGLFLSSVKFTHVFSSDLLRAKQTAATILGKNKFCKDLEIKYDARLRERKYGVAEGRPLTDLKAMAKAAGEQCPSFTPSGGETLDEVRERARDFFEFLCQLAVELERKEQDMHGAASRSSGTPEEQLVFPWTNHCSEAELSSDNSGASKILDANILVRAALFELLSTHGSVLQQEFRLVHHWISFRPCLPKQELR, encoded by the exons ATGGTTCGCTTCGGGCTGACCGTCGTCCGGCA TGGAGAAACAAGATACAACAAAGACAAGATCCTGCAAG gtCAAGGAGTGGATGAGCCACTTTCTGCAACTGGTTTCAGACAAGCAGATGCTGCTGGTTTATTTCTCAGTAGTGTGAAGTTTACTCATGTCTTTTCAAGTGACCTCCTTCGAGCAAAGCAG ACTGCTGCCACaattctaggaaaaaataagttttgcaAAGATTTGGAAATCAAGTATGATGCAAGACTTCGAGAGAGA AAGTATGGTGTTGCAGAAGGAAGGCCTTTGACCGACCTCAAGGCTATGGCAaaggctgctggggagcagtgTCCTTCATTCACGCCTTCTGGAGGAGAAACACTGGATGAA GTAAGAGAACGTGCAAGGGATTTTTTTGAATTTCTGTGTCAGCTAGCTGTTGAATTGGAACGGAAAGAACAAGACATGCATGGTGCAGCAAGCAGAAGCTCAGGAACACCTGAAGAACAGTTAGTTTTCCCTTGGACGAACCACTGCAGTGAAGCAGAACTGAGCTCTGATAACAGTGGAGCTTCTAAAATATTAGATGCCAATATATTAGTG agggCTGCATTGTTTGAGCTACTCTCAACCCATGGCTCTGTGCTACAGCAGGAATTCAGACTGGTCCATCACTGGATCTCATTCCGCCCTTGTTTACCCAAGCAGGAGCTCAGATGA
- the FGF23 gene encoding fibroblast growth factor 23, whose protein sequence is MPPSSPYSCLAYLLLLLLLLGSLKATLAFPNSSPLLSPSWGNGDRLMHLYTDTERNSFHLQINADGYVDGVPHQTIYSALMIKSEGAGSVIITGVKSGRYLCMDTKGDIFGSHYFSQEDCVFNHRTLENGYDVYQSPKHNFLVSLGRVKQAFFPGMNPPPYSQFLSRRNEIPLFRFNTPEPHRNTRSADIDPMDPHQILVPQRKISVFGSQLQQQADFSHVPREPVRINQNDVVNPDDPHAMMDARRYASPRFYITR, encoded by the exons ATGCCACCCAGCAGCCCCTACAGCTGCCTGGCgtacctgctgctgctgctgctgctgctcggtAGCCTGAAGGCGACCCTCGCCTTTCCCAACTCCTCTCCGCTGCTGAGTCCCAGCTGGGGGAATGGGGATCGCCTGATGCACCTCTACACAGATACGGAGAGGAACAGCTTCCATCTCCAAATCAATGCTGATGGCTACGTTGATGGTGTTCCTCACCAAACCATTTACA GTGCCCTAATGATCAAGTCTGAGGGTGCTGGCTCAGTGATAATCACAGGTGTGAAGAGTGGACGCTACCTATGCATGGACACGAAAGGAGACATTTTTGGTTCT cacTACTTCAGTCAAGAGGACTGCGTGTTCAACCACAGGACGCTGGAAAATGGATATGATGTGTACCAATCTCCCAAACACAACTTCCTGGTTAGCTTAGGCAGAGTTAAACAAGCTTTCTTCCCTGGCATGAATCCACCACCATACTCCCAGTTTTTGTCCAGGAGAAATGAAATCCCTTTGTTTCGATTCAACACACCTGAGCCCCACAGAAATACTAGAAGTGCAGATATCGATCCAATGGATCCTCACCAGATCCTGGTCCCGCAGAGAAAGATCTCCGTGTTTGGATCTCAGTTGCAGCAGCAAGCAGACTTTTCCCACGTGCCCAGAGAACCCGTGAGAATCAACCAGAATGACGTGGTTAACCCAGATGACCCACACGCCATGATGGATGCCAGGAGGTATGCGAGTCCTCGCTTTTATATTACAAGATAA